Below is a genomic region from Kribbella qitaiheensis.
CGCTCCCGCCCCGGACTCCGTTCGGCCGGTGCCCGTCCCGCGGTCCGCTCCCGCCCCGGACTCCGTTCGGCCGGTCCCCGTCCCGCGGTCCGCTCCCGCCCCGGACTCCGTTCGGCCGGTCCCCGTCCCGCGGTCCGCTCCCGCCCCGGACTCCGTTCGGCTAGGTGCGCTTCGCCGTGTGCTCCCGCACCCAGTCCGCCTAGGTGTGCTTCGCCGTTGGCTTAGGCCGGGACGAAGGCATCCCAGGATCTTGGAGGTCAAGCTGTGGGTACGCAACTACGCCGATCCCGCGGGGAGGTGTGACCCGCCCGGGTCCGCGCCGGCCCTTGGCGAGACCGGCCCGGGTCCGCGCCGGCCTTGGCGAGACCGGCCTCTTGGTCCGGGGTGCCCCGACCGATCGGCCCCGATTCGGCGTCTTTGAGCACCGGTTGTGCAGTCCCCCGCGGTGGCCGTGCTCATCTGGTGCACAAGGGCCCCGGTTTCGCGGTGTGTCAGGTGCTACCGATTGAACGCTGCTGAGGCTGCTCGACGAGGGCGGGTTCGGGAAGTCGAACTGCCGGGTTCTTCGTCCGCTACCGGACTTATCGCGCGCTATCGGCAGAACATCGCGTCAGCGGACCCGATCCCGGGCTCACCCGCACCCCGGGGAACCAGGTGGCGGCGAACCATGTGGGCAGAGCGCCAACCAGCGCCCGACGCAGGAGCCGCGTGGGGGGCCTTTATCAGCCGGCGACGAAGGAGCGACGTACTGGGCCGGGCAGTCGAAGCGGGATCGACGTACGAGCTGGAGCCCTACGTAACCATTCCGGGGCTAAGGGCAACAATATGACGGGTTGTCATCCCTGGGGATGAGGCGAGGTACTTCCAGGGGCGACCTGCGTCACTCCGGAACCGTTCCTCGGGAGGATGGGTGGGGCGGTTTCGCGAGGCAGGCTTGGAATATGACCGGGGACTTCTTGCCACAACGCCGTCAGGCGTCAATTCTTACTCAGCTGTTGACCGTCGTAGTGCTCATCGCCGTAGCCGCAGGTGCGATCTACCTGCTGACCTAACCCTCCCAGCTCACGTCGGCCTCGCCCGGGCGGACCACTCCGGCCTCGTAGGCGACCACCACTGCCTGGACCCGGCTGGAGAGTCCGAGCTTCGAGAGCACATTGCTGACGTGGGTCTTCACCGTCGTCTCGCTGACGAACAGCTTCGCCGCCAGATCACGGTTCGACAGCCCGCGCGCCATCCAGACGAGGATCTCCCGCTCGCGATCACTCAACTGCCCAAGCGCCCCGGCCCACCTCGCGTCGGGTGCAGCAGGAGCCGGCTCGTCGCCACCCACCCGCCGCTCGAGCTCGACGCACCGCTCCAGCAGCACCCGCGTGGACGCCGGATCCACCAGCGAATCACCCCGATGCACCGCCCGTACGGCGGAAACCAGCAGATCCGGATCCGTGTCCTTCAACAGGAACCCAGAAGCCCCGGCCCGTACTGCGCTCAGCACATACGCCTCGTCATCGAACGTCGTCAGCACCAGTACGGCGGGCCGGTTGCGCCCGGACTCCTTGCTCGCCCGAGTGATCCGCTCGGTCGCGACCAGCCCGTCCATCACCGGCATCCGGATGTCCATCAGTACGACGTCCGGGTCGTACTGCTCAATCATCCGGATCGCCTCCTCGCCGTCGCCGGCCCTGCGCGACCGTGGTCAGGTCCGGTTCGTGATCGAGGATCATCGCCAGTCCCATCCGGATCACGCCCTGGTCGTCGGCGACCAGTACCCGGATCTGTTCCGTCACCTCTGCGGCGGCAACCATGCCTGCACTCTCCATCCACCCAGTGGTCCGGCGGCCACGGCGAGGGTGCCGCCGACCGCGTGTGCTCGTTCGCGCATCCCGATCAATCCGTTGCCCCGCCCGCTCTCGCTCCGCCGGGCGGTCTCCAGTGCGTTCACCGGCGGTGGGCCGCCGCTGCCGTTGTCGTCGATGGTCAGTAGATCGCCCTGCGGCCCGCTCTGCCAGCTGACCTGGGCGGCGGTCGCCTTCGCATGCACCATCACGTTGGTGAGCGCCTCCTGAATGATCCGTACTGCGGTGAGGTCGATCGCCGTCGCTAGTTGCCGGCGCGGCGGCAGATTCATCGTCACCTCGACGCCGACCGCCTTCAGCCGATCGCCCATCCGGGCCACGTCCGACAGGTCCGGCACCGGCGACGTCTCGGCGCCGCTGCTGGAGGACGCGGTGTTCAGCACCCGGACGGTCTCCCGCATCGCGGTCAAAGCTTCCTTGCCGCTGGCAATGATCCAGCGGACCGCCTCGCGCAGCGCTTCGGGGTTACGATCCGCCACCCGGTCGGCGGCCTGAGCCCGGATCACCACCGCGCTCATGTGGTGCGAAACCACATCGTGCAGATCCCGCGCGATCCTGGTCCGCTCCGCGGCCGCGGCGCGTTCGGCCTCGATCGTCCGGAGCCTGACCAGGGCGGCGTTGCGCTGCTCGAGAACCCGCATCGTCTTCCGGCGGCGCAACGCGTTCGCGCCGAGCAGCACCATGCCGCAGATCAGCGCCTCGGCGAAGACGAACAGAGAAACGTCTATATAGCCGTACAGACTGGGAATGTCGGTCGGCAGGTTCGCATACCGAGTGCCGTACCGCGTGATGTCCGGCCGGTTGCTCAGCACGATCGCGACGACGGCCGGCAAGCAGATCATCAGGGCGAACAGACTGCCCATCGTGAAGAACAGAGTGGTGAACCGGCGTACGCCGCTCGCCGCAGCCAGATAGCCGACCACCAACAGCGGCACGAGATGCAGCTCGGACTGCAGCGCCGCGTCGCTGATCGCGGGCGCGCGGAAGATGTCGAGCCCGATCTGCTCCGCCAGCCCGGTCTCGGCCGCGGCGTACAGGAGTGGGTAGAAGACGGAGACGAAGAAGAGCGTGATCCGGGGGATCCTCCGGACCAGCGCCACGGTCAGCACCAGGAAGATCCCGGTGACCACGGAGACACTCGGGTTCTTCGGCCGTAACCCGCTGCTGTTGATCAGGGCAAGGCCGGAGAACCAGCCGATGGCAATGACCGCCGCGAGCAGCAGATCCTGCTGCACGGACGGCAACCGCCGCCAGAAGTTCAACACCCAACTGCCTCTCGACGGCTACCTCGATGCACCTACTTGCTCAGAGTAGTCGCGGGTGACAATCTTCGGCTCCTGCGCCCGTACGGCTGACTTCTCCAACTTTCGGAGGACAACGGGCGTCCGACCCCATACCCAGGTCCGACTTAAGGCTGTCCAGGACAGTCCCTGGGGCCGATGTGGCGACCGTGCTGAACCGAGAGGCTGTACCCCATGACCAACGAGCTGCCGCCGCGCCGTCCGACCTCGACGCGAGCCCGGTCGCTGTCTGTGACTGGGGCGGTCGTCGCGGTGCTCGCGGTGGGCTCGCTGCTGATCTGGCACTCCCAGCTGGGCAACCTGCTCGATCTGAACTCGGCCGCGGACAAGCAGCCGGTCGTCGCAGGATCCGGTGCTTCCGGCCGGACACCGCCGATGGAGACGAGCGCGACGCTGCCACCGACCGCGGCCCCCACCAAGCCGCCCAAGCCGAAACCGACCAAGAAGCCCAGCCCGGGGCCGACCAAGCCGACGAAGACCACCGGCCCGGCGTACGACGAGGAGAGCGATCTCGGGCTGACCTCGAAGCTGAGGTCACGCCTGCGCAAGGCGACGGCCGCGGCGAAGGCGGACGGGATCACCATCAGCATCACCTCGGGCCGGCGCAGCGTCGCCAAGCAGAACGCGTTGCTGAAGGCGGCGATCGTGAGATACGGCTCCTACCGGGAGGCGATCCGCTGGGTGCTTCCGCCGGAGAAGTCCGCGCACGTCAAGGGCAAGGCGGTCGACATCGGCCCGCGGCCCGCGATGGCCTGGCTGGAGAAGAACGGCTGGCGCTACGGACTCTGCCGCCGCTACGACAACGAGCCCTGGCACTTCGAGGCACTCACTTCGCCGGGCGGCCGATGCCCCGCCCTCCAAGTAAGCGGCGCAGGCCCCGCCGAAGCCGGCTAACCCACTTCCACACCTCCAAGCAATCCCACGACCAACGCAGCAACGCACCGCCGTACGACATCCCGCCGCACCGCACCGACTTACCGATCAAGACCGCAGACGCCAGCTACGAATCAGGAGCGCAAGCTGATGACGACATATGCCCCAGTGATCACCCGTGGATCCACCCGGTCGCGCCGGCCCGTAGTACCGGCGTTGTGGCGGCAGGTCGTCCGCGGTGCAGCTCTCGACCACACCGTCTCGAGGGGAGACGATCGAGTCGTGCACCCGGGAGTGATCGAGCCCGACCGGTCGGCGTACACGCAGCTGGAGATCTACGAAGGCCTGCTGCGCGCATTCGACCGGCGGACCGAGGTGCTCGAAGCGATCGCGGCGGCGCCCG
It encodes:
- a CDS encoding sensor histidine kinase translates to MLNFWRRLPSVQQDLLLAAVIAIGWFSGLALINSSGLRPKNPSVSVVTGIFLVLTVALVRRIPRITLFFVSVFYPLLYAAAETGLAEQIGLDIFRAPAISDAALQSELHLVPLLVVGYLAAASGVRRFTTLFFTMGSLFALMICLPAVVAIVLSNRPDITRYGTRYANLPTDIPSLYGYIDVSLFVFAEALICGMVLLGANALRRRKTMRVLEQRNAALVRLRTIEAERAAAAERTRIARDLHDVVSHHMSAVVIRAQAADRVADRNPEALREAVRWIIASGKEALTAMRETVRVLNTASSSSGAETSPVPDLSDVARMGDRLKAVGVEVTMNLPPRRQLATAIDLTAVRIIQEALTNVMVHAKATAAQVSWQSGPQGDLLTIDDNGSGGPPPVNALETARRSESGRGNGLIGMRERAHAVGGTLAVAAGPLGGWRVQAWLPPQR
- a CDS encoding M15 family metallopeptidase, whose product is MTNELPPRRPTSTRARSLSVTGAVVAVLAVGSLLIWHSQLGNLLDLNSAADKQPVVAGSGASGRTPPMETSATLPPTAAPTKPPKPKPTKKPSPGPTKPTKTTGPAYDEESDLGLTSKLRSRLRKATAAAKADGITISITSGRRSVAKQNALLKAAIVRYGSYREAIRWVLPPEKSAHVKGKAVDIGPRPAMAWLEKNGWRYGLCRRYDNEPWHFEALTSPGGRCPALQVSGAGPAEAG